Genomic window (Rathayibacter sp. VKM Ac-2760):
TCCTCCTCGCCCTCGCCGTCCCCATCCTGATCGGCGTGCTCCTCGGAGTCCTGCTCGGCGACGGCAACGGCTTCGTCATCGCCCTCTGGATCGTCGTCGGCGTGATGGCCGGTCTCGTCGCCGGCCTCGCCGTGCTGTCCCGTCGTGCGGAGCGCGCCGCCTACGGGCAGATCGCCGGTCAGCCCGGCGCCGTCGGAGCGGTCCTGCGCAGCGGTCTCCGCGGCACCTGGACCGGCGGCGAGATGCCGGTCGCCGTCAACGGCAAGACCCAGGACGCGGTCTACCGCGCCGTCGGCCGCGGCGGTGTCGTGCTGATCGCCGAGGGCCCCGCCGGCCGCACCAAGCGCATGCTCGAGGACGAGCGCCGCAAGGTGACCCGCATCCTCCCCAACGTCCCCGTCACATTCGTCAACGTCGGCCCCGACGCGGAGGCCGTGCCGCTGCACAAGGTGCCGCGCACGCTTGCCAAGACCAAGAAGGTGCTGACCAAGGCCGAGGTGCTCGCGGTCAAGAACCGGCTCGCCTCGCTGAACACGTCGCTGCCCATCCCCAAGGGCGTCGACCCGTTCAAGGTGCGGCCGCAGCGCTCGCGCTGACGTGCACGGCGGAACGGGCCGGTCGGGATCGCTCCCGCCGGCCCGTTCGTCGTCTCCGGCGAGGCGCTGCCCCGAAAGAGTCCGCCGCGTCAGTACCGGACGAGCACCGTGCCCGCGACCTTGTCGTGGAAGCCGCGCTGGTCCGAGTCCCAGACCAGGGCCGGCACCAGGACGGCCAGCAGGACGGACCGCACCAGCGGGCGCCAGACGCCCACCCAGCCGCCACCGAGGCGCACGACGCGCAGCCCGAGCAGACGGTGACCGATGCTCCCGCCGATCGTCGGGATGAAAACGGCCTGCAGCACCACGAACAGGACGATGCTCGCCCAGCGGTCGTAGTCGAAGAAGACGAACGACAGCAGCGCGACGATCGCGAAGTCGACGGCGAGGGCGGCGAATCGGCGCCCGACCCGGGCGACCGACATCCGGCCGTGCTCGGGGAGGCCGAGGCGCTCCCCCGGCCGCGCGCTCGGGGCGACTTCCGCGAAGGTCCTGCGTTCGGGTGCTGGCATCCTCCGATGCTACCCGCGGCGCCCGTCCGCGAGCCGTGACCCGGCATCGGGGTCGAGTCCGGTCGTCACCGCCCCGTAACATGGTCGAAACAATCGGGACACGGCGGGGAAACTCCCCGTCACTACCCTGGAACGGCTGCGCTCTGCAGCAACCCGTTACGCCATTGGAGACCTTTGCATGTTTAAAGATTCTTCCGAGGTGCTCAAGTTCATCAAGGACACGGACGTCAAGTTCCTCGACATCCGGTTCACCGATCTCCCCGGTGTCCAGCAGCACTTCAACATCCCCGCCTCGACGGTCGACGAGGAGTTCTTCTCCGTCGGCCAGCTCTTCGACGGGTCCTCGATCCGCGGATTCGCGAACATCCACGAATCGGACATGCAGCTGATCCCTGACGTGACCACCGCCTACGTGGACCCCTTCCGCGTCGAGCGCACCCTGATCCTCGTCTTCGACATCTACAACCCGCGCAACGGGGAGATCTACTCGAAGGACCCGC
Coding sequences:
- a CDS encoding DUF4191 domain-containing protein, whose amino-acid sequence is MARSTEPSTKAVKEPGRLKQMWQVFQMTRRYDSSAVWIILLALAVPILIGVLLGVLLGDGNGFVIALWIVVGVMAGLVAGLAVLSRRAERAAYGQIAGQPGAVGAVLRSGLRGTWTGGEMPVAVNGKTQDAVYRAVGRGGVVLIAEGPAGRTKRMLEDERRKVTRILPNVPVTFVNVGPDAEAVPLHKVPRTLAKTKKVLTKAEVLAVKNRLASLNTSLPIPKGVDPFKVRPQRSR
- a CDS encoding RDD family protein codes for the protein MPAPERRTFAEVAPSARPGERLGLPEHGRMSVARVGRRFAALAVDFAIVALLSFVFFDYDRWASIVLFVVLQAVFIPTIGGSIGHRLLGLRVVRLGGGWVGVWRPLVRSVLLAVLVPALVWDSDQRGFHDKVAGTVLVRY